One Helianthus annuus cultivar XRQ/B chromosome 12, HanXRQr2.0-SUNRISE, whole genome shotgun sequence genomic region harbors:
- the LOC110893281 gene encoding pollen-specific leucine-rich repeat extensin-like protein 4: protein MASSASSGIYDNHDHMDVPSDDEPMEEIIPSDDEDLDDFQPFALPDHDMVDDVLAVGPQLNPFVIIGHPDGAHIVDYIPLDVVPLAAVPGFIVVSDDEDDIPVIHVHSLDDEIDGGDALDIAILEVSSPIVSVVDLSSSGSSDAASPSAVPVATPAVIPSDTPTPHTTPVTPTTGHPFSPHVADPHHTVASILFTHEIPAPRPGEGTSRQPTSLDTHVPADHRSTRHPPPHMSESDPYHPCHYHAFTIDDEIHSLQLHIQILSRQVWELQQFRDAMPPPPPAYPPPPTPPPPSSPPPPSPPVV from the coding sequence ATGGCATCATCAGCTAGCAGTGGCATTTACGACAATCATGACCACATGGACGTACCATCTGACGATGAGCCCATGGAGGAGATCATTCCCTCTGATGATGAGGACCTTGATGATTTTCAGCCGTTTGCGCTGCCAGACCATGACATGGTGGATGACGTTCTAGCGGTGGGGCCACAGCTGAACCCGTTTGTTATCATTGGTCATCCTGATGGAGCTCACATCGTCGACTATATTCCACTAGATGTTGTTCCTCTCGCTGCGGTTCCGGGGTTTATTGTTGTGTCTGATGACGAGGATGACATTCCCGTCATACATGTCCATAGTTTGGACGATGAGATTGATGGTGGTGATGCCCTGGACATAGCCATTCTAGAGGTTTCCTCTCCTATCGTATCTGTGGTAGACCTATCCTCTTCGGGTTCTAGCGACGCCGCATCACCCTCAGCCGTACCTGTTGCTACACCTGCAGTTATCCCGTCTGATACACCGACACCACACACTACTCCTGTCACTCCCACTACTGGACACCCATTTTCACCGCATGTTGCTGATCCCCATCACACTGTCGCATCTATCCTTTTCACTCATGAGATTCCAGCGCCCCGCCCTGGGGAGGGCACTTCTCGACAGCCGACCTCTCTCGATACCCATGTGCCGGCTGATCACCGGTCTACACGACACCCTCCGCCTCATATGTCCGAGTCTGACCCATATCATCCATGTCACTATCATGCTTTCACTATCGATGATGAGATACATTCCTTACAGCTTCATATTCAAATCCTCTCCCGCCAGGTCTGGGAATTGCAGCAGTTTAGGGATGCtatgccaccaccaccaccagcctACCCTCCACCACctactccaccaccaccatcatctccaCCACCTCCATCCCCTCCAGTGGTCTAG